A genome region from Myxococcales bacterium includes the following:
- a CDS encoding PASTA domain-containing protein, translated as MKIVPLACVALAACSFSGKLGGSTLSSGSGPSSTSSSSGDSTRQAPMPDVRGKTPAEAEALLRSAGFNVASTTELGEDLCGEGEDHQMAKQGTICKQRPEVGATTYGGTVRLTYTLEKDAWEGGSNGPGEWRRVPDVVGKSIDVARTMLARAQLPIETSFEVIEVVEPGCAAKTICKISPGPKQRKQVRMQGRLYVGLPQPPVAPPPAATPPSANPIDPPPPPPPAAKPDTYF; from the coding sequence ATGAAGATCGTCCCACTCGCGTGTGTCGCGCTGGCGGCGTGCTCGTTCTCGGGGAAGCTGGGCGGCTCGACGCTGTCGTCGGGCTCGGGCCCGTCGTCGACGTCTTCGTCGAGCGGCGACTCGACCCGGCAGGCGCCGATGCCCGACGTGCGCGGCAAGACCCCGGCCGAGGCCGAGGCGCTGCTGCGGTCGGCCGGGTTCAACGTGGCCAGCACCACCGAGCTAGGTGAGGACCTGTGCGGCGAGGGCGAGGACCACCAGATGGCCAAGCAGGGCACGATCTGCAAGCAGCGGCCCGAGGTCGGCGCCACGACCTACGGCGGCACGGTGCGCCTGACGTACACGCTCGAGAAGGATGCGTGGGAGGGCGGCAGCAACGGCCCCGGCGAGTGGCGGCGGGTGCCCGACGTCGTCGGCAAGTCGATCGACGTCGCGCGCACGATGCTCGCCCGCGCCCAGCTGCCGATCGAGACCAGCTTCGAGGTGATCGAGGTTGTCGAGCCCGGCTGCGCCGCCAAGACGATCTGCAAGATCTCGCCCGGCCCCAAGCAGCGCAAGCAGGTGCGGATGCAAGGCCGCCTCTACGTCGGGCTGCCGCAGCCGCCGGTCGCGCCGCCGCCCGCTGCCACGCCGCCATCGGCCAACCCGATCGATCCGCCGCCGCCGCCACCGCCCGCCGCGAAGCCCGACACGTACTTCTGA
- a CDS encoding zeta toxin family protein, with the protein MLVVGGPSGSGKSRMFPVASSGHSHFNIDDRCRALHGSYVAIPDHVRTQAQQECEAFVTAQIAGRISFAVETTLRSDAAIRQAVAAKAGGFLTQLVYIATSDVAVNIERVALRALDGGHSAPPARLREIYDGSLRNLPAAIAVFDLSHLYDGSDAAPILVAEFQRGTCVHLATPAPSWLPPAIARPVAR; encoded by the coding sequence ATGCTGGTCGTCGGTGGGCCATCTGGGAGCGGCAAGTCGCGGATGTTCCCGGTAGCCTCATCGGGCCACAGCCACTTCAATATCGACGACCGATGTCGCGCGCTCCACGGCTCCTACGTGGCTATCCCTGACCATGTGCGGACGCAGGCGCAACAGGAATGCGAGGCCTTCGTCACGGCGCAGATCGCCGGCCGGATCAGCTTCGCGGTCGAGACGACCCTCCGGAGCGACGCTGCGATCCGGCAGGCCGTGGCGGCCAAGGCGGGCGGCTTCCTGACACAGCTCGTCTACATCGCGACCTCCGACGTCGCAGTCAACATCGAACGGGTCGCGTTGCGCGCGCTCGATGGTGGCCACAGCGCGCCTCCGGCGCGGCTCCGAGAGATCTACGACGGGAGTCTCCGAAACCTACCAGCGGCGATCGCGGTCTTCGATCTCAGCCACCTCTACGATGGCTCCGACGCAGCGCCGATCCTCGTCGCTGAGTTTCAGCGCGGAACCTGCGTCCACCTGGCGACCCCCGCTCCGTCGTGGTTGCCGCCAGCGATCGCCCGCCCGGTCGCGCGCTGA
- a CDS encoding helix-turn-helix domain-containing protein, with protein sequence MKRAAALAKSEPPGERKKIRAATKRPANPRASRALSVWLRAGRIARGVSLEELGKVLQVSVETLTLVETARWLELPRDLRRELVSQYARAVGLRHDRAMYRYDLAAVENEPPDLAAAADGLRAWCTTSIARGAQQVSDQQARLRDAGVVDVEGRRVVDLPDDMLPGSRTDV encoded by the coding sequence GTGAAGCGCGCGGCCGCGTTAGCCAAGAGTGAGCCGCCTGGCGAGCGGAAGAAGATCCGGGCCGCCACCAAGCGTCCCGCGAACCCGCGTGCGTCGCGCGCGCTTTCGGTGTGGCTCAGGGCAGGGCGCATCGCGCGAGGCGTGAGCCTCGAGGAGTTGGGGAAGGTGCTGCAGGTCTCGGTGGAGACGTTGACCCTTGTCGAGACGGCACGTTGGCTCGAGCTCCCTCGCGACCTGCGCCGAGAATTGGTGAGCCAGTATGCGAGGGCGGTCGGCTTGCGTCATGACCGGGCCATGTACCGCTACGACCTCGCGGCGGTGGAGAACGAGCCGCCCGACCTCGCGGCGGCCGCGGATGGCCTGCGCGCGTGGTGTACGACATCGATCGCGCGCGGCGCTCAGCAGGTCAGTGATCAGCAGGCGCGCCTGCGCGACGCGGGTGTGGTCGATGTCGAGGGACGCCGGGTGGTCGATCTTCCCGACGATATGCTGCCAGGTTCACGCACGGATGTCTGA